Genomic window (Drosophila albomicans strain 15112-1751.03 chromosome X, ASM965048v2, whole genome shotgun sequence):
caaaacaaaagacagagccacaaaaaaaaaatgaaataaactgAAGTTTGGCGAATGTCTCTATctgtctatgtatgtgtgtgtgaagtgaaAGAAGTagggaaagaaagaaagaaagagagcgcgCACCTCGTGTAAAGTGTGGGCTGGAGACCTGAGACAAAcagctataaaaaaaagcaaaaataaaaaatccaaaatcaACAACGTATAAAATGATTCATCGCGAACATAATTCGCTCGAAGTTGGAAGTTGATTCATGGCAAACAAGCCACATGCAAACTACTCCAACCAACCCTCTTTCAATATCCCCCGCTCCCCTCTGTGCACTCCCTGCCTCCCCATCGAGCGAGCGCTcttcaaatgaaaatcaaaaacaagcaCCGTATATGTccaaatatgcatgtgtgtgtagtgtgtgtgtgtttctgtatGTTCGCCTTTGTTTCGATTCAAAAAGGAGTTGCCACCAAATGACTAAATAAACACGAATAATCATCGGTGCACGTCGGGCCAATCATCGCACTATCGAATCGACTGGCCGGCTGGCAAAGCACGACTTGAATGCAATCGATCGTCGTTTCGGTCGTTTAGGCGCGCCTTAATGTCCATATATGGCCATTAAACGTAgctttgtatatattttctttctaCGTGtatatctttttatatttgttgttttttgcgcGGTTGCCGGCCTtgtaacgtttttttttttttagtagtaGATACAAAgtcagacatacacacacatacacatgttgttgttgttgtatgcaCTTGTTATCGATATTAAATGCGACGCTTTCTTTGTGTGGGTAGCCaagccaaacaaatttaaagaaaagaaaaaagaaagaaacaggAAGAGCTTTTGCAGTACTGTCTACCTGAGCTacataagtatgtgtgtgtgtgtttgttcttGTCAATTAAGTAGCAAAAAGGCACGAACAATGTACGCGGGTAATAAGTAAGTTTTTTGGTTAATttgcaactaaaaataaacgtGATAAAATGCAGTTTACTGCTGCGCGTTGCTGGCTTCGACTCTCTGATAACGGTACAATAACTCGCTTGTCCAATTGGAATTTAATCTGCTTCGGCGCAGCTGCTAAGACgttgacgtcgcagtcgctttacttgttgttgttgtagctacTGCGGTAGGTTCGCTGAACTTCTTTCTCTCATATTTCTGCTGGTTGCGACGATAGCaaaccgcacacacacacacacacacacacattcgctcTTACATGCCCACATTAgtaagcatgtgtgtgtatgtaagtatgtgtgtCCTTGCTGTGAGTGTTATGACTCATCCAATGAATCGAATGACAAACTCCATGTGCATGAGTGTtcgtgtatatgtgtgtgttcgagtttgtttgtgctttgtgtttttatttcttaatcaATAAGTAATCGCTATGAGAAATCGCATAATAAAAAACGTCCGTTGTCGCGTTGCTCAACATTGAAATCAACGACAACGTCTTTCTTTGTTTACTTGTGCGTGTGAATGTGTAATCGCCTTGTGTTATCGATTCGCATTTCCGCTTTATCGAGAGAACGATTTCGGTGTGACTGTCATTTTGTCGCTTATCGATATCCgggcttttgtttttgacttGGAAATGTAacggttatttttttttcatttcttttgtttttgtatagaGAACGTTTTATTTACCTaacgaaatttaaaatgcttaacatgtttcttattttattttgtgtttatgttGCAGATGGCTTCCCCAGCACCAGCACTCAAGGATTTGCCAAAGGTGGCCGAGAACCTGAAGAGCCAACTGGAGGGCTTCAATACGGAGCAACTGAAGAATGCCAGCACCCAGGAGAAGATCATTTTGCCCACCGCCGAAGGtaagttgtttgtttttcgttgttttttatatatgaaaaatgtacctttatattttagatactctaaataaaattttttactttacaaacatttgatatacaataaaaaatgatattttcttACAGATGTGGCTGCTGAGAAGACCCAAAAGTCCATTATCGAGGGTATCACCGCATTCGATCAGACCAATTTGAAGCATACGGAGACGAATGAGAAGAATCCATTGCCCGATAAAGAAGGTGCGTAGACTAGACTCGATTTGGAACAGCTGcgctaaaaatgaaaaaccagCTACGCAGCACATTTATGGACATTGCAACATTGACAACAATCTAatccccctctctctccctctctctgtcggTCTCTATTTACAGCAATTGagcaggagaaggagaagaatgAGTTTATTGCCGGCATCGAGAATTTTGATGCGAAAAAATTGAAGCACACCGAGACCAACGAGAAGAACGTGCTGCCAACCAAGGAGGTCATTGAGGCCGAGAAGCAGGCCTAAGCacagtcttcttcttctgctgagGAGAGaaaagatgaagaagaagagcagcagcagcagcagctgaatcAGCAGCAATCGCATCAATTTGCTAACTATCTCTATCTCACTCACTCTCAACTCCACTTCATTCTcgtctctcttttttttagtcccggcttcatttttgttttttttttttttgctttttatttaatttaatttttttgtttgttgattttgattcACACGTAAAACAGAGaagaacaacacacacacacacatacaaacaggAGAGATTGCAGCCagatatttaaacaaaaagcaacaacaattgcaacagcaacataaatatatgtttgcgtcattcaagttgttgttgttgttgttctctcgtattgcaatattaaagaaaagaaaaataaataaaagctcATTCCTactgtaaacaaaaaacactcacacatatatgcaaaaatatatatatatattaaataaattcccTTTAATCGTAAATTgtgcaacacaaaacaaaacacacacaacttttTAAACCTTCTAATGTACTTTTTAAAAGACACACATGAGAAACAAAATGAagacaaaaattatttaaatcaactattgagataaatgcaaaatacactcacacacacacgagcaaccatttaaaatgcaacacacacacacagaacacaacataaaaaagagaaatgaagaaaaacaaaaaagagaataaactacaaaaaagagtatgtgtaattttttaatgaacttttttttatatactttatatatgatatatttatactgggaaaactaaataataaaacataaatgtaacattttataacaaaaaaaattcaaaactgtttttttgtttcactaAATATGGCAGCGCTGAAAATTTGGCGAGTGGGCAGGTCTCAACCTAGTGTTTGATACTGTGATCGAAAGTTGCAGCGAAGTTGTTTCAATTTCATCGCTGAAAGACAGAAAGACGAATATGGTTATATCGTCGCatctgttgacgctgatcaagaatatgcagctgtgaactttgaaatagcagtgctttAATATCCCTAGAGAAGGCAAAAGAATTAACTTTGCTGAAAAGCGTCGGATCTCTACAATTGTGGTTTTCCGTATCGCATCACAGTTCTCGGGCTTCGATTCATAATTTATGGCATGAAAAAACATCGTGAGAACATTTTAAACAATACTGAACTTCCTTATAGGTCCTCTTCGTggaagaaaatcaaaaactgCTATTTTAGTGAGCAGCTAAAACTTTGTGCAGTTGTGcattcaaagtataccatagtgtacaaaatataccgagggctatatttggtatatagatatacattcaaaatataccagagtgTCAGCCAAAACGTTTTTTCTAACACTAAAATAAGTTCAGCAATTAAATCATTAcagtaaaatgtttttatttaaataaaaaaaaatataaatttattctgTCAGAATGCGCCTTCCATATAATCTAGTATTCCTCTCTCATTTGTTGTTCGTTCATCCTTGAAATAGTCGCAGAACTCTCGGGAAAGCAAAGTTGTTCAGAAGAACTgattatatagaaatatatgcatataaagtataaagaCTATCGTCGCTTGAACAAAGAATCGTCTGTAATTCATCTCTAGCATCACAACATTCGATACACAGGAATAAATCATGATTAATTATGCTTAAGGATTAAATGCTATACTGCGGCATCGTTGTCTAGACCTCCATGGCAACCTGCTGCGTCTCTTCCGGCTTCGCTTCTGCTTCCGTCTCTGGTTCGTTCTCTTCCTCCTTTTGTTCCGCTCCATTagctgcttcagctgcagctgcttcagcggctgctgctgcctccttTGCCTTTTCGTATTTGTTGATCTCGAATTTGCTGACATCGGCGCCGAGAAGTCGCAGAATGTGAACCGTTTCATCCTTGGCCACATAGGCGCGAAGACTCGATGTTCCACGCCAGCCGACAATGAAGAGCGTAAAGGATTCGTCCACATACTTGAGGATACAGCTGCCCACGCCTAGAAGTAAAGATAATTCAGTAAGTAATCTAGTTCAGtggttaaatttaattcacaaaagttattcttaatatttgaTTCATTTGAAAATGAGCTACAACATCAAATGATTCATTATCGTATGTGGGTAAACAATGTGTCATCTCTAATCGCAATTTGTCATCACTAGCAGAAAACAACTATGCGTTATCTTGAATTTGTCCCAATTTTAAAGCATATACAGTAggtcacagcttatttcaaccaccaccaaccgacaactttgagttagtgtactggccaaactaaaagaggtattaactttatttaaacgcaggattttagtttaatgttttaacatACAAGATACCTTTTCATTTATcctctaattttttgtttactatataaaattattgaaaaacaaaaaaatgccaaaaaaaagtaccacagcttatttcaaccagctgaaaataactaaatataaatatgttaaactgtGTATTTAGAATTTCGTATGACCTCCTTCTTGGTTATTAGCTCCTTCCAGACAGTTTGGAATAGATTCCAccaatttttttgtgatataggGCCTAATTTTGTCCCATTCTTCCACTAAAGCCGTTTTAAGGTTAGATTTGTTGGAAATTGGCCTTTTTCCGATGTTCTGGTCCAAAATGGCCCAAAaattttttacaacatttatttactgACATTATAATTTACTGAGCTGATGGTTTCATGACATGACGACAGTTGCACATCAGCCAATCTTGCCTAATTCCTGCCTTAAGCCTAGGGTCATTGTCTTGGTAGAAGCGGAAATCATCCTTAATGCCCAGTTTATCTGCACTTTGGATCAAATCAACATTCAGTACCACTAGGTATTGACTCTAGTGAATGGTCGCgtcaataaaattgagttttccGACTACGGCTGTGGACATACAGGCCCAAACCACGACGCTACCACCGTAATGCGTGACTGTaggctttaaatttatgttttgaagCCCGGAATTTGGATTCTGACCGACATATGGAGCTCCAACCAAgtcaaaaatgttgattttggACTCGTCCACAAATATGATTAAGTTCCAAAAGTTTTTATCCTTTCCCACATGCTCCTTGACAAATTTCAAAGGAGCCTTTTGATTCGCGCGCCTTAAAGACGGTTTCTTGCGTCTTGTACTATCATTAAAGTTACTTTCCCGCAGTACTCTCGAATTGATTCTGGGTGGCACGCCTTACTCAATTCCTCCTCTATAACACTGGCCAATTTTGGTGGCGaaaattttggatttttcCGATTTTCCGGACAATATAACGCGCGTCGGtctcattaaaaatttcattggGTACATTTTTGCTCTTCTAATGCACTATATTTTCGCGAAAAAATACCGTTAATGATGCTCTGCACCGTCTAAACACTCAGATGCatcatttcataaatttttggaCGGGATAATCCATTTTTTAAAGGAGTTATGACGTCATTTTCCTTCTCAATTGTGGTTCATGGACCCATTTTGTAAAATACGCGTGTCTCTTGAGATCTAAAGCTTAAAATGTCGAAAATCTAACTTCTaagcattaaaaatactatacacaATGCAATAGATCAATAAAGAACCGTTATTTTCCTAGGAAACTGATCTTTGCACAGCAGCAAAGTtgctggttgaaataagctgtggtacttttttttggcatttttttgtttttcaataattttatatagtaaacaaaaaattagaggATAAATGAAAAGGTATCTTGTatgttaaaacattaaactaaaatcctgcgtttaaataaagttaatacctcttttagtttggccagtacactaactcaaagttgtcggttggtggtggttgaaataagctgtgaccTACTGTATTTAGAAATCAAAACTGTGGCTAACGATAAGACATTTTcgattttactttttttttttcgagtgTCGAGTATAGAAATGCATTAGATGTAAATGTTCATCCTATACTATACTACGATGTTTATAAACCTACGCTAAGTCaatatttttatctaatctTAAGTGAATTGATTAGTTGACTGATTTTACCTTCCTTGAATAGTTCCCATCATTTGTAATAT
Coding sequences:
- the LOC117574175 gene encoding thymosin beta is translated as MASPAPALKDLPKVAENLKSQLEGFNTEQLKNASTQEKIILPTAEDVAAEKTQKSIIEGITAFDQTNLKHTETNEKNPLPDKEAIEQEKEKNEFIAGIENFDAKKLKHTETNEKNVLPTKEVIEAEKQA